One Triticum dicoccoides isolate Atlit2015 ecotype Zavitan chromosome 5B, WEW_v2.0, whole genome shotgun sequence genomic window carries:
- the LOC119308789 gene encoding bZIP transcription factor 44-like, with product MSSGTSFASSQGTRSSRSAEDCPDLRAQMEKRRKRRKESNRESARRSRVRKQQHLDDLSSQVDQLKNQSQQLSMVLGMTTQNLVALQAQNSVMQTQKMELESRLCALGEIICCMNSITNAANPAAAMGATASGAYDIFGAGSTWSQPID from the exons ATGTCAAGTGGGACCTCGTTCGCGTCGAGCCAAGGGACCCGGAGCTCCAGGTCCGCTGAGGATTGCCCGGACCTCCGGGcccagatggagaagaggaggaagaggaggaaggagtCCAACCGGGAGTCGGCACGCCGATCTAGGGTGCGCAAGCAACAACACCTCGACGACCTCTCCTCGCAG GTGGATCAGCTGAAGAACCAGAGCCAGCAACTGAGCATGGTGCTGGGCATGACCACCCAAAACCTTGTGGCACTGCAAGCACAGAACTCGGTGATGCAGACACAGAAGATGGAGCTGGAGAGCAGGCTGTGCGCCCTGGGCGAGATCATCTGCTGCATGAACTCAATCACCAACGCCGCGAACCCCGCCGCCGCCATGGGCGCCACGGCAAGCGGTGCCTACGACATTTTTGGCGCCGGCAGCACATGGAGCCAGCCCATAGACTAG